One Oceanivirga salmonicida DNA segment encodes these proteins:
- a CDS encoding winged helix-turn-helix transcriptional regulator, with amino-acid sequence MGNIYEKCPFAITQKILQGKWTILVLYHLSTGTKRFNELEKLMPIISRTVLTRELRQLEKEHLIIRKVYAQVPPKVEYRLSEIGNEFKKVLDEIEVFGQEYISFNEKR; translated from the coding sequence ATGGGAAATATTTATGAAAAGTGTCCGTTTGCTATAACTCAAAAGATTTTACAAGGAAAGTGGACTATTCTTGTTCTGTATCATTTGAGTACTGGAACAAAAAGATTTAATGAACTTGAAAAACTAATGCCAATAATTAGTAGAACAGTTTTAACAAGAGAATTACGCCAATTAGAAAAAGAGCATTTAATTATAAGGAAAGTTTATGCCCAAGTTCCACCAAAAGTAGAATATAGACTAAGTGAGATAGGTAATGAATTTAAAAAAGTTCTAGATGAGATAGAAGTATTTGGGCAAGAATATATTTCGTTTAATGAAAAAAGATAG
- a CDS encoding AAA family ATPase — protein MNIEFKTSFSIGSIRKETFYVDKTMLIDKLINNYGDPINETVLICRPRRFGKTLGLDTINFFFNKNKKEKALEFFNDKKIAKTEKMKYIGTRPVIHLDFKNKEAKSLDEVKYAIQKLLRAYFLDIKNKELSDKIK, from the coding sequence ATGAATATAGAATTTAAGACAAGTTTTAGTATAGGAAGTATTCGTAAAGAGACTTTTTATGTAGATAAAACAATGCTTATAGATAAATTAATAAATAATTACGGAGACCCAATAAATGAAACAGTATTAATATGTAGACCTCGTAGATTTGGTAAGACACTTGGATTAGATACAATAAACTTTTTCTTTAATAAAAATAAAAAAGAAAAGGCACTAGAATTTTTTAATGATAAAAAGATAGCCAAAACAGAAAAAATGAAATATATAGGAACAAGACCAGTAATACACCTTGATTTTAAAAATAAGGAAGCAAAAAGTTTGGATGAAGTAAAATATGCAATACAAAAACTTTTAAGAGCATATTTTCTTGATATAAAAAATAAGGAACTTTCAGATAAAATTAAA